GGTGATGGGGTCGCCGATTTGCACGGCCGTGGCCGGCGAGCCCTCGTGCAGCTCCTCCGAGGAGAAGGTGGCGCCGTGGATGCCGTCCTTGCCGATGCGGCCGCCCACCATGACCACCGCGTCGCCGGGCTCCGCCTTCTTTTCCCAGCCTGGCCGGCCGCAGACATCGGTGGGCAGCAGGCCCACGGTGCCGCAAAACACCAGCGGCTTGCCGAGATAGCGCTCGTCAAAGACGAGGGAGCCGTTGACCGTGGGGATGCCCGACTTGTTGCCGCCGTGCTCAACGCCCTCGCGCACGCCCTCGAGCACGCGGCGCGGGTGCAAAAGGCGCGGCGGCAGCTCCTTGGCGTAGAAGGGCGAGGCGAAGCAGAAAACATCGGTATTGCAGATGAGCTCCGCGCCCATGCCCGTGCCCATGGGGTCGCGGTTGACGCCCACGATGCCCGTGAGCGCGCCCCCGTAGGGGTCCAGCGCGGAGGGGCTGTTGTGCGTCTCCACCTTGATGCAGGCGTCGTAGCCGTTGATGAAGGCGATGACCCCCGCGTTGTCCTTGAAGACGGACTTGCAATAGTCCCTGTCGCCCAGGCGCTCGCGCAGGATGGCCGTGGCGTCGCGGATGCAGGTCTTGTAGAGGTTGTCCACCCGCTCGTGGCGCCCCGTGTCCTCGTCCGTATAGTCGATGGCCGAGGCGAAGATCTTGTGCTTGCAGTGCTCGGACCATGTCTGCGCGAGGGCCTCCATCTCCACGTCCGTGGGGTCGGCGGGAAGGCCCGCCTCGGCGCGGGCGCCCGCGATGTCGGGCCTTGTGAAGTGGTCGCGGATGGCGTGGAGCTCGTCAAGGTTGAGCGCCCAGGTGTTGGCGCGGCTGGCGGCCAGAAGTTCCGCGTCGCTCATGGTGGAGAGCGGCACCACGGCCACATCCGCGCGCGCCTCGCCCGTCACGCGGGCGGCCTGCGGCGGGAAGTCCGGCTCCTTGGCCCACTCGGCCGCGCTCTTGATGCGGAAGCGCTGGATGAGCGTATTGCAGAGCAGGTCGCGGGCGATGGTCTCCACCTGCTCCCGGTCGAGCGGCGAGGCCGCGTCGTTGCGGATGCGGTACTGGAGCGCCGTGTAGACGGCGAGGCTTTCGCGCGGGATGCCGAGCACCATGGCGGCCGTGTCGCGCGCGGTGCGGCCCTCGTTGTCGGTCACGCCGGGGCGGAAGCCGACCTCGATATACCAGTCCGGCAGGGGCGCGAGCGGCGGGAGGGTGCCCAGGGCCGCGCGCTGGAGGATGGGGTCGTGCCAGACGGCGTCCTCGAGCAGGCGGCAGGCCTGGGCCTCGGTGAGGCCGTCGGCGGTGAAGACCTTGACAAGGCGCACCTGCCCCACGGCAAGGCCCAGGGCCGCGCGGATGCGCTCCGCCACCTTGCGCCCCTGAACGTCCTCCAGGCCGGGCTTCGGCCCCGCTTCCAGACGGTAGAGCATGGCTCCTCCTTTGCTCGCTTTTCCGTTCCCGGCGTGGGCCCGGGATTTTTGCTTCTCAGTGCCGGCGGTCGCGGACATAGTCCGCCATTTCCATGAGCACCCGGCGCTCCGGGCCGCCGGGCAGGCGCAAAAGCGCCGCCCGCGCGGCCTTGAGGTAGTCCCCGGCCTCCTCGCGGGCGCGGCGGTCAAAGCCGCCCTCGCGCACGCGCAGGGAGATCTCGGCCGCGTCCGCCGCGCTCATGAGCCCGCACACGAAAGCCGCGTCAAAGGCCGCGCGCTCGTTTTCGGCAAGGTCCAGCCGGTAGAAGCGCAGGGGCGGCGTGAGCTTGCCCTCGCGCACATCGCCGCCCGTGGGCTTGCCTGTCTCCTCCTCGGGCGCGAAATCCAGCGCGTCGTCCACGATCTGGAAGGCCATGCCGAGATTTTCGCCATAGGCCGCGGCCGCTGCCACCGCGTCGGGCCCGGCGTTGGCCGCCAGCGCCCCGAGCTCGCAGGAGGCCGCGATGAGCGCCGCCGTCTTGCCGCGCACGATGGCCGCGTATTCCTCCGCGCTCACGTCCACCCGGCGCTGGGCCGCCAGTTCCAGTATCGCGCCGGCCGCGGTCTCGCTGGTGGCGTTGGAGAAGCAAAGGCACAGGCGCGGGTCGCCAAAGGCCGCCACCTGGGCGTTGGCCCCGGAGAGCAGGGCGTCACCCGCCAGGATGGCCTGGGCCACGCCGAACTCCGTATGCGCGGCCGGCTTGCCGCGCCTGTTGGCCGCGTCGTCGAGCACGTCGTCATGGAGCAGGGTGGCCGCGTGGAGCATTTCCATCGTCACGGCGAGGTCATAGATGCGTTCGCCCGTATCGCCCAGAAGGCGCGCCATGAGAACCGTGAGGAAGGGCCTAAGGCGCTTGCCGCCGGCCTCGAGGATGTGGCGCGCCACAGGGCGCACGGGCTCCGGCAGCCGGCCGGCCGCGCGGGCGAGGGCCGCGTTCACGGCCGGGAGCTCCTCTGCGAGGCGCTGCTTCAAAAGCGTTTCAGCCATGGCTTCACCGTTCTCCTTGCCGCCCCCCAGACGGCCGCTGCTCAGGCCAGCCCGAGCGCGGGCAGCACGCCGGCCAGCGCGGCGAGCGCGCCGGGAAAGTCCTTTTCGTCCGCCGCGCGCGGGCCCACCTTGTTGGAGACCGCCCGCACCTCCACGCAGGGCACGCCGGCCCGGGCGCAGGCATAGGCCACGGCGAAGCCCTCCATGTTTTCGAGCTCCGCGCGGTGGCGGTTGGCCATCTCCCGCGCGCGGGCAAAGCTGGCGCTGACCCCGGCCACGGTGAGCGAGCGCCGGGGCTGGAAGGCGCCGGGCGCGGGCTCGCGGGCGCCGAGCGCCCCCGCGGGTGCCAGCCTTACGCGGTCATACACATCTTCGGGCGCGCCGTCTGCCTTGCGCCACTGGGGATGGCTGAAGGCCCGCGCTGTGACGGAACTGCCGTCATTGAGGCCGTATTCGGGCCAGATTTCCTCCTCGACGAGGCACAGGGCGCGCAAGGGCGTTGCTGCAAGGTCAAAGGCGCCGGCAAGCCCCACATTGAGCACCGCGCCGATGCGCAGCCCACCTCCGGCCGGCTGGCCGTCCTCCCCGCCGCTTCCGCTGGTGAGGCCGAAGCAGAAGCCCATGGCGAGGGACGCGTTGACCGGCCCCACGCCGGTGACGCAGAAGAGCGCCGGCCGCCCCTTGAGCCGCGCGGGCACGGGCGTGAGCTCGGCGAGTTCGCCCTCCCGGTGCGCAAGCCCGGGCGCCGTGGCGGCCAGTTCGGCAGCGGTGGCCGCGCAGACGAGCAGGGCTCCCTGCGGCACCCTAGAGCCTCCAGTACTCCACCCCGGCCTCGCGCATGGCCGCCGGGTCATAGAGCGACTTCACGTCCAGCACCACCCCGCGCTCAGGGTCGGCCATGCGGGCGCGCAGGTCTTCCGGCGTCAGCGCCGCGTAGGCCTTGTGCGGCACGGCGAGCACGATGGCGTCGAGGTCCTTGAGCTCGGAAAGCGGCACCAGTCGCTGCCCGTATTCGCGCAGGGCCTCGTCCGCGTCGGCCTCGGCGTCGGTGACGAGGGTGGTGACGCCGTAATCCTCCAGCTCGCGGATGACATCGACCACGCGGGTATTGCGCAGGTCGGGCACGTTCTCCTTGAAGGTGAAGCCGAGGATGCCCACGCGCGCGCCGTTGACCTTGGCCCCGCGCCGGATGAGCTGCTTGACCGCGCATTCGGCCACATACTTGCCCATGTTGTCGTTGATGCGGCGCCCTGCCAGGATGACCTCGGGGTGGAAGCCCAGCTCCTCGGCCTTGAAGGTGAGGTAGTAGGGGTCCACGCCGATGCAGTGGCCGCCCACGAGGCCCGGCCGGAAGGGCAGGAAGTTCCACTTGCTGCCCGCGGCCTCCAGCACCTCGAGGGTGTCGATGCCCATGCGGTCGAAGATGATGGCGAGCTCGTTCATGAGCGCGATGTTGAGGTCGCGCTGGGTGTTCTCGATGACCTTGGCGGCCTCGGCCACCTTGATGCTCGAGGCGCGGTGGATGCCGGCCGTCACCACGGAGCCGTAAATCCTGGCCAGAAGCTCGGCCGTGGCCGGGTCCGAGCCGGAGACGATCTTGGTGATGGTGGCAAGCGTGTGCACCTTGTCGCCGGGGTTGATGCGCTCCGGCGAATAGCCCACGGTGAAGCCCGCGCCAAGCGCAAGGCCCGACTCGCGCTCGAGGATGGGCACGCAGACCTCTTCGGTGAGGCCCGGATAGACCGTGGATTCGTAGACGACCACGCAGCCCTTGCTCATGTGTTTGCCCACGGTGGTGCTGGCGCCCACCACGGGCGTGAGGTCGGGGGAGCGGTGCCGGTCGATGGGCGTGGGCACGGCCACGATGATGACCGCGGCCTCGGCCAGGGCCGCCGGGTCGGACGTGTAGCGCACCTGGGCAGCCGCGAGGGCCGCGTCGTCCACCTCGCGGGTGCGGTCGTGCCCGGCCGCGAGCTCGGCCACGCGGGCGGCGTTGATGTCAAAGCCGATGACATCCATATGGCGCGAGAGCGCCACGGCGAGCGGCAGGCCCACATAGCCGAGGCCCACCACGGCCAGCGGCCGCTTGCGCGCTTCCAGTTCCTCAAACGTGATCATGTCCCATCCCCTGCCGGGCTTTGGGCGCCCGGGGCTTTACAAAAACGGGATTTTCCCGCACCAAGGGGCATGCACCTCGACTTGCCCCTCCTGCTCCGCGCCGTGGGCCTGGCCCTGGTTTTCGAGGGCCTTGTCTGGGCGCTCACTCCCGGCGGCATGCGCCGGGCCATGCGGCGCCTTCTGCGCGAGCCGGACGCGGCCCTGCGCGCAGCCGGCATGGCCGCCATGGCGGCAGGGCTCTTCCTCGTCTGGCTCGCCGCGTAGCGCCGTCAGGCGCCCTTTTCCCCCACATGCAGGCACACGATGCCCGAAGTGAGCTTCCTGTACCACACGCGCGCAAAGCCGGCCTCGCGCATCTCGCCTGCCAGCTCCTCCGCCGTGGGGAAGGCGCGGATGCTCTCGGCGAGATAGCCGTAGGCGCCGTCGCGCGAAAAGGCCCTGCCCACCAGCGGCAGCAGGTGGTTCAGGTAGGCGTTGTAGACGCCGCCCCAGATGCGCTCCCTGCCCGAGCCGAATTCCAGGATGCAGGCCCGGCCCCCGGGCCGGAGCACGCGGAGCATCTCCGCGAAGGCCGCCCCGCGGGGCGCGATGTTGCGGATGCCGAAGGCCATGGTGAGGCAGTGGGCCGCGCCATCCCGGACGGGAAGGCGCCGCGCGTCCGCCGCCACGGGCAGGATGCGCGCGAGGTTTGCCCCCTTGAGCTTGCGACGCCCGCGGGCCAGCATGGGCGGGCAGAAATCCAAGGCCGCCACCGTGCCCTTGGGCGCCTCGCGGCGCAGGGCGAGCGCCACGTCCAGCGTGCCGGCGGCGAGGTCGAGGGCGAGGCCGTCGCCGGGACTTGCGCTCTTTGCGAGCACGCGGCGCCAGTGCTGGTCGATGCCCAGGCTCAAAAGGCGGTTCAGGAAGTCATACCACGAGGCGATGCGGCCGAACATGCCGGCGACGGCGGCATCATGGCCCGGGCCGCCCCCCGGCTGCGGCAGCCCCTGCGCGTCGTTCATTCGCGCTCCCCGGCGGGGCGGCGGGGCGCCGTGCGGGCGCCGTCCCCGCGCAGGCTTGCGCCCTCGCGGACATTGCCGCCGGCCGCCCCGTCAGCGCCGGCGGCCTGCGCGCCGGACTGGGCGATGGCCCGGGCCACCACGCCGTAGACCGCCGGGAAGATCTCCGCGAAATTTCCCGGCGAGACCGTGCGCGTCTCGATGAACTTGGCGGTC
This window of the Desulfovibrio sp. ZJ209 genome carries:
- a CDS encoding ubiquinone/menaquinone biosynthesis methyltransferase, which codes for MNDAQGLPQPGGGPGHDAAVAGMFGRIASWYDFLNRLLSLGIDQHWRRVLAKSASPGDGLALDLAAGTLDVALALRREAPKGTVAALDFCPPMLARGRRKLKGANLARILPVAADARRLPVRDGAAHCLTMAFGIRNIAPRGAAFAEMLRVLRPGGRACILEFGSGRERIWGGVYNAYLNHLLPLVGRAFSRDGAYGYLAESIRAFPTAEELAGEMREAGFARVWYRKLTSGIVCLHVGEKGA
- a CDS encoding nucleotide sugar dehydrogenase, which encodes MITFEELEARKRPLAVVGLGYVGLPLAVALSRHMDVIGFDINAARVAELAAGHDRTREVDDAALAAAQVRYTSDPAALAEAAVIIVAVPTPIDRHRSPDLTPVVGASTTVGKHMSKGCVVVYESTVYPGLTEEVCVPILERESGLALGAGFTVGYSPERINPGDKVHTLATITKIVSGSDPATAELLARIYGSVVTAGIHRASSIKVAEAAKVIENTQRDLNIALMNELAIIFDRMGIDTLEVLEAAGSKWNFLPFRPGLVGGHCIGVDPYYLTFKAEELGFHPEVILAGRRINDNMGKYVAECAVKQLIRRGAKVNGARVGILGFTFKENVPDLRNTRVVDVIRELEDYGVTTLVTDAEADADEALREYGQRLVPLSELKDLDAIVLAVPHKAYAALTPEDLRARMADPERGVVLDVKSLYDPAAMREAGVEYWRL
- a CDS encoding DUF2065 family protein; protein product: MHLDLPLLLRAVGLALVFEGLVWALTPGGMRRAMRRLLREPDAALRAAGMAAMAAGLFLVWLAA
- the mqnB gene encoding futalosine hydrolase — translated: MPQGALLVCAATAAELAATAPGLAHREGELAELTPVPARLKGRPALFCVTGVGPVNASLAMGFCFGLTSGSGGEDGQPAGGGLRIGAVLNVGLAGAFDLAATPLRALCLVEEEIWPEYGLNDGSSVTARAFSHPQWRKADGAPEDVYDRVRLAPAGALGAREPAPGAFQPRRSLTVAGVSASFARAREMANRHRAELENMEGFAVAYACARAGVPCVEVRAVSNKVGPRAADEKDFPGALAALAGVLPALGLA
- a CDS encoding polyprenyl synthetase family protein, producing MAETLLKQRLAEELPAVNAALARAAGRLPEPVRPVARHILEAGGKRLRPFLTVLMARLLGDTGERIYDLAVTMEMLHAATLLHDDVLDDAANRRGKPAAHTEFGVAQAILAGDALLSGANAQVAAFGDPRLCLCFSNATSETAAGAILELAAQRRVDVSAEEYAAIVRGKTAALIAASCELGALAANAGPDAVAAAAAYGENLGMAFQIVDDALDFAPEEETGKPTGGDVREGKLTPPLRFYRLDLAENERAAFDAAFVCGLMSAADAAEISLRVREGGFDRRAREEAGDYLKAARAALLRLPGGPERRVLMEMADYVRDRRH